From the Williamwhitmania sp. genome, one window contains:
- the gldD gene encoding gliding motility lipoprotein GldD, translating into MIKIKRWLTSCIALGLLVSCSQNYTPKPRGYFRIGFPEKSYRSFDSTSFPFAFDYPVYSKITPDPERLSQKYWINVVTPSLKATIHISYLPLSKDKLSALLEDSHTLLYKQSVKADAIDESRISMPERKVYGLLYDVKGNAASPVQFYLTDSLHHFLRGALYFYTVPNQDSLAPVVAFEREDVLKLIDSFHWKK; encoded by the coding sequence ATGATCAAAATCAAGAGGTGGCTGACTAGCTGTATTGCACTTGGATTATTGGTTTCTTGCAGTCAGAACTATACGCCCAAGCCAAGAGGGTATTTTCGAATTGGTTTTCCGGAGAAGAGTTACCGTTCATTCGATTCGACTTCATTTCCATTTGCCTTCGACTATCCTGTATATTCAAAAATTACTCCCGATCCGGAACGGTTGTCACAGAAGTATTGGATAAACGTTGTTACGCCATCGTTGAAGGCAACAATTCATATCAGCTATCTACCATTGAGTAAGGATAAGCTGAGCGCCCTGCTCGAGGACTCCCATACGCTGCTTTACAAGCAATCGGTTAAGGCCGATGCCATCGATGAAAGCCGAATATCCATGCCTGAGCGAAAGGTTTATGGCTTGCTTTACGATGTTAAAGGTAATGCAGCCTCACCTGTACAATTTTACCTTACCGATAGCCTTCACCACTTTTTGAGAGGTGCTCTGTACTTCTACACCGTTCCCAATCAAGATTCGCTGGCTCCCGTGGTCGCTTTCGAAAGGGAGGATGTGCTTAAGCTCATTGATTCGTTTCACTGGAAAAAGTAG
- a CDS encoding geranylgeranylglyceryl/heptaprenylglyceryl phosphate synthase encodes MKVFHQIAEKTGRQPQIALLIDPDKHTPTSAAAAAAVATAAGVDFIMVGGSYVSADANDVVSAIKESTQLAVVLFPGSPLQLSASADAIFLLSLISGRNPEYLIGNHVLAAGYIKKLGVEVIPVGYILVDGGVVSSVQYVSNTMPIPASKPDLVVATAMAGEMLGLKMIYLEAGSGATQPVPAEVIAATRSSVSIPIIVGGGLRSNESVTAALKAGADVVVVGTAVEDDLNTVGRLVSLVKNFRR; translated from the coding sequence TTGAAAGTATTCCATCAAATAGCAGAAAAGACCGGTAGGCAACCACAAATTGCCCTGCTCATCGACCCAGACAAGCATACGCCCACTTCAGCCGCGGCTGCTGCAGCCGTTGCAACTGCAGCAGGAGTGGACTTTATAATGGTTGGCGGCAGCTATGTTTCTGCCGATGCCAACGATGTTGTATCTGCCATAAAAGAGTCTACTCAGTTAGCGGTGGTGCTTTTTCCTGGCAGTCCGTTGCAGCTGTCGGCCAGCGCCGATGCCATCTTTCTACTGTCGCTCATCTCTGGGCGAAATCCAGAATACCTCATTGGAAACCACGTTCTAGCTGCAGGTTACATTAAAAAGTTGGGCGTTGAGGTAATTCCGGTTGGCTACATTCTTGTGGATGGTGGGGTTGTTTCGAGCGTGCAGTATGTGAGCAACACCATGCCCATTCCTGCCAGCAAGCCCGATTTGGTGGTTGCTACAGCAATGGCTGGTGAAATGCTGGGATTAAAGATGATTTATTTAGAGGCAGGTAGTGGTGCAACACAACCAGTTCCGGCAGAGGTGATTGCTGCTACCAGAAGTTCGGTGAGCATTCCTATTATTGTAGGTGGTGGCTTACGCTCCAACGAAAGCGTTACTGCTGCCTTAAAAGCAGGAGCCGATGTGGTTGTGGTTGGAACTGCGGTTGAGGATGATCTCAACACTGTTGGTCGGCTGGTGAGCCTTGTGAAAAATTTCCGTCGTTAG
- a CDS encoding 4'-phosphopantetheinyl transferase superfamily protein, producing MPLLLQENVRANTMLWVWKVEEGESFFMNQLSLSSHELSRLNSYTHAPRRLEWLASRLLVKLGLGENGQVKYTDDGKPLLVGVDGHISISHSHALVGLLFSTKNSVGLDIERVSSRPAKITRRFMQEQEVALLENDIRGAAITRAWCSKEALFKVLGKNCYTFKEDFVLAEKLFANSTSTTFFVRPFNGNQLVSFLDVEDYCIAYSVMHS from the coding sequence ATGCCGTTGCTGCTGCAAGAGAATGTTCGCGCCAACACCATGCTCTGGGTTTGGAAGGTTGAGGAAGGAGAATCCTTCTTCATGAACCAGCTAAGCTTAAGCAGCCACGAACTTTCACGGTTGAACAGTTACACCCATGCACCGCGCAGGCTGGAATGGCTAGCTTCCCGATTGCTCGTTAAGTTGGGGTTAGGTGAAAATGGTCAAGTGAAATACACGGACGACGGTAAACCCCTTTTGGTTGGGGTGGACGGTCATATTAGCATTAGCCATTCTCATGCGTTGGTTGGCTTACTTTTCTCCACGAAGAACTCTGTGGGTTTGGATATTGAGCGGGTTTCATCTCGTCCGGCAAAAATTACTCGACGGTTTATGCAGGAGCAGGAGGTTGCTCTCTTAGAAAACGATATTAGGGGTGCCGCCATTACTCGGGCATGGTGTTCCAAGGAGGCTCTTTTTAAGGTGTTGGGAAAGAACTGCTATACATTTAAGGAGGACTTTGTTCTTGCTGAAAAATTGTTTGCAAACTCTACTTCAACCACCTTCTTTGTGCGACCATTTAACGGTAACCAATTGGTGTCGTTTCTTGATGTTGAGGATTACTGTATTGCCTATTCTGTAATGCATTCTTAA
- a CDS encoding M14 family zinc carboxypeptidase yields the protein MMRFFTAILLLLSLSSFAQQVPEYYFTFTIQSKSELQKLTRIISIDRVSNKQVWAYASPTEMQKFAALGYTYTKLTRPSLLNTRSITMATTTDQMANWDRYPTYEVYRAMMKHFEATYPTLCKLDSIGTTANGRKIYMAKISANVAQSDGKPAVLLTSTMHGDETTGYVLMLHLMDSLLSTYGQASGVTNLLDNAIVFINPDANPDGTYYGGNSTVLGATRSNGSGIDPNRNFPDPWVGSHPDSKSYTLENQAMMNFANQNRIVLSANFHGGSEVVNYPWDYYTASQRQHPDRQWFIAVSQQFTNLAKAYGPANYFTDVDLSGITQGADWYPITGGRQDYMTVFHHGREVTIEISSTKLLSSDLLPNYWNYLKRSFFSYMNQVLTGVYGTVKNADGEAVMADIIVASHDKDSSNVWSDSTTGTYYRLIYPGTYTFTYSATGYDTYQKSITINSITDRVEQNIVLTKSTSTIGNNDSSQNKLSANLGSNGTTVMFTTNKFTTGQLNIYSISGKLLGSNTVSIQPGVNQWPLEQCVSSGNSLAAGIYLVSLTINGIRYSAKIPVIIN from the coding sequence ATGATGCGATTTTTTACCGCCATTCTGCTTCTGTTATCCCTTTCCTCATTTGCACAGCAAGTTCCTGAATACTACTTCACCTTTACCATTCAGTCGAAAAGCGAACTGCAGAAACTCACCCGCATAATCTCCATCGATAGGGTTAGCAACAAACAGGTTTGGGCCTATGCGTCACCTACGGAGATGCAGAAGTTTGCTGCTTTGGGCTACACCTACACAAAACTCACCCGTCCCTCGCTGCTCAATACCCGCTCCATTACCATGGCCACCACCACCGACCAAATGGCCAACTGGGACCGCTACCCCACCTATGAGGTTTATCGCGCCATGATGAAGCATTTTGAGGCCACCTACCCTACCCTTTGCAAGCTCGACAGCATTGGAACCACCGCCAACGGGAGAAAAATATATATGGCTAAAATCTCGGCAAATGTTGCCCAAAGCGATGGGAAACCTGCCGTTCTCCTAACCAGCACCATGCATGGCGACGAAACCACCGGCTACGTGCTCATGCTTCACCTCATGGACTCGCTGCTCAGCACCTATGGGCAAGCGAGCGGCGTTACCAACCTGCTCGATAACGCCATTGTGTTCATCAATCCCGACGCCAACCCAGATGGAACTTACTATGGAGGAAACTCCACCGTTCTAGGTGCAACCCGATCCAACGGAAGTGGAATCGACCCAAACCGAAATTTCCCCGATCCTTGGGTTGGCAGCCACCCCGATAGTAAAAGCTATACCTTGGAAAACCAAGCCATGATGAACTTCGCCAACCAAAATAGGATTGTGCTTTCGGCAAACTTCCACGGAGGTTCGGAGGTGGTTAATTACCCTTGGGATTACTACACAGCCTCACAGCGTCAGCACCCCGACAGACAATGGTTTATAGCCGTTAGCCAGCAATTTACCAACCTTGCAAAGGCCTATGGGCCAGCGAACTACTTTACCGACGTTGATCTCTCTGGAATTACTCAAGGTGCCGACTGGTATCCCATTACTGGTGGTAGGCAGGACTACATGACCGTCTTCCATCATGGGAGGGAAGTAACCATCGAAATTTCATCAACCAAATTGCTTAGTTCTGATCTGTTACCAAACTACTGGAACTATCTAAAACGATCGTTCTTCTCCTACATGAACCAAGTTCTTACAGGAGTTTATGGAACAGTTAAGAATGCAGATGGTGAAGCCGTAATGGCCGATATTATAGTTGCCTCGCACGACAAGGACAGCTCCAACGTATGGAGCGATTCGACCACCGGAACATACTACCGTTTAATTTATCCGGGAACCTACACCTTCACGTACTCGGCCACCGGATACGACACCTATCAAAAGAGTATCACCATCAACAGCATCACCGACCGCGTGGAGCAAAACATAGTGCTAACTAAAAGCACCTCCACCATTGGCAATAACGATAGCAGCCAAAACAAGTTATCAGCAAATTTAGGTAGCAATGGCACCACCGTTATGTTCACCACAAATAAGTTCACCACAGGGCAACTTAACATTTACAGCATAAGCGGAAAATTATTGGGAAGCAACACGGTAAGTATACAACCGGGGGTAAACCAATGGCCGCTGGAGCAGTGCGTGTCGAGTGGAAATTCGTTGGCTGCGGGTATCTACCTTGTCTCGCTTACGATTAATGGCATTCGGTATTCAGCCAAGATTCCTGTCATCATAAATTAA
- the ychF gene encoding redox-regulated ATPase YchF, which translates to MGLQCGIVGLPNVGKSTLFNCLSNARAQAANFPFCTIEPNLGVITVPDERLNKLAAIDKPARIIPTTVEIVDIAGLVKGASKGEGLGNKFLANIRETDAIIHVLRCFDNDNITHVDGTINPLRDKEVIDMELQLKDLETVENRIAKVEKQAKTGGDKNAKRVLDILMHYKQLLQEGKSARVLELEKEDRKLVSDLMLLTDKPVLYVCNVDEGSVLKGNKYVDAVRSAIEEENAQMLIIAAATEADIAELETFEERQMFLQEIGLEESGVARLIHSAYKLLDLQTYFTTGPDETRAWTFTRGTKAPQAAGIIHTDFERGFIRAEVIKYTDYTTLGSEAACRDAGKIGIEGKEYVVQDGDIMHFRFNV; encoded by the coding sequence ATGGGACTTCAATGTGGTATAGTAGGGCTTCCCAACGTGGGCAAGTCCACACTTTTTAACTGTCTTTCGAATGCGCGTGCTCAGGCTGCAAACTTTCCGTTCTGCACCATTGAGCCAAACCTGGGAGTGATCACCGTTCCCGATGAGCGGCTCAACAAGCTGGCTGCCATCGACAAGCCCGCACGTATTATTCCTACTACGGTGGAAATTGTGGACATTGCCGGGTTGGTGAAGGGAGCCAGCAAGGGCGAAGGTTTGGGCAACAAGTTTTTGGCCAACATCCGCGAAACCGATGCCATTATCCACGTGCTTCGCTGCTTCGACAACGACAATATCACCCACGTCGATGGCACCATCAACCCGCTGCGTGACAAGGAGGTTATCGACATGGAGCTGCAGCTGAAGGACCTCGAAACGGTGGAAAACCGCATTGCCAAGGTGGAAAAGCAGGCCAAAACCGGAGGCGACAAGAACGCCAAGCGGGTGCTCGATATTCTGATGCACTACAAGCAGCTGCTGCAGGAGGGCAAATCGGCCCGCGTGCTTGAGCTCGAAAAGGAGGACCGCAAGCTCGTGAGCGACCTCATGCTGCTTACCGATAAGCCCGTGCTATACGTTTGCAACGTTGACGAAGGCTCCGTTCTAAAAGGCAACAAGTATGTAGATGCTGTGAGGTCGGCCATTGAGGAGGAAAACGCACAGATGCTCATTATTGCCGCCGCCACCGAAGCCGACATTGCCGAGCTGGAGACCTTTGAGGAGCGACAGATGTTTTTACAGGAAATTGGGTTGGAGGAGTCCGGCGTTGCAAGGCTCATCCACTCTGCCTACAAGCTACTAGACCTACAAACCTACTTCACCACCGGACCCGACGAAACAAGGGCGTGGACCTTTACCCGTGGCACCAAGGCTCCACAGGCAGCAGGCATTATTCACACCGACTTTGAGCGTGGCTTTATTAGGGCAGAGGTGATTAAATATACCGACTATACCACCCTTGGCTCTGAAGCTGCATGCCGCGATGCCGGTAAAATTGGCATTGAAGGCAAGGAATACGTGGTGCAGGATGGTGACATTATGCACTTTAGGTTCAACGTATAG
- a CDS encoding methylglyoxal synthase, with product MKNIVVIAHDGKKNDLVQFLSERRDWIQGVNLLATGRTAEFVEAQGITVKHLSPGLSGGYIQITDMINNGEVDIVIFFRDHKLYQPHHEDIRNLLEACNVNNIPLATNYASAELLILGLIKKEASERLKSKE from the coding sequence ATGAAAAATATTGTTGTTATTGCCCACGATGGGAAAAAGAACGATTTGGTTCAGTTCTTGAGCGAACGACGTGATTGGATTCAGGGGGTAAATCTCCTTGCCACGGGTCGTACGGCGGAGTTTGTGGAGGCTCAGGGCATCACAGTTAAGCATTTAAGTCCAGGTCTTTCGGGAGGATATATCCAAATTACCGACATGATTAATAACGGTGAGGTAGATATTGTGATCTTTTTCCGTGACCACAAGCTATACCAGCCACACCACGAGGATATTCGTAACTTGCTGGAGGCTTGCAACGTGAATAACATTCCGCTTGCCACCAACTATGCTAGTGCCGAACTTCTCATTCTTGGCCTGATTAAAAAGGAGGCCTCCGAGAGGTTGAAGAGCAAGGAGTAG
- the ssb gene encoding single-stranded DNA-binding protein codes for MSLNKVMLIGNVGKDPDVKSANGTPVANFPLATTEVFSSKNGQRQEHTEWHNIVVWRRLAEIVEKYVKKGTPLFIEGRIRNRSYEGKDGVKRYITEILADNIKLLGKKDGSSAPTGEYASNMPETKVSDLQEAPLADADDLPF; via the coding sequence ATGTCGTTAAACAAAGTAATGCTGATTGGAAATGTAGGGAAAGACCCTGACGTTAAAAGTGCTAACGGCACACCGGTTGCCAATTTCCCGCTGGCAACAACCGAAGTTTTTTCTTCGAAGAACGGACAACGTCAAGAGCACACCGAGTGGCACAATATTGTGGTATGGCGCCGCTTAGCTGAAATTGTTGAAAAGTACGTAAAGAAAGGAACCCCGCTCTTTATTGAGGGACGCATTCGCAACCGCTCCTACGAAGGTAAGGATGGTGTTAAACGCTACATTACAGAGATCTTAGCCGATAACATTAAACTACTTGGTAAGAAAGATGGCTCCAGTGCTCCAACCGGAGAATACGCATCCAATATGCCGGAGACCAAGGTTAGTGACCTACAGGAGGCACCATTGGCCGATGCCGATGATTTGCCTTTTTAG
- the gldE gene encoding gliding motility-associated protein GldE: MEASIPPSAVTFAYVNIFLPLSSSSILGLALLVVLLILSALFSGSESAFFSLSTADIAKLRKAKSGRSIMALKLLSEPNMLLSTILIANNLVNVGIVVLSTFITSSMFNFSEAPVLGYFIQVVLVAFLILLVGEILPKVYSTHKPTGMASLMAHPLFVLQKIFKPFGIMLIFLATRVNRHFSLQRTNLSINDLSEAIDITVTPNPEDRKILKGIVKLANIQARDIMCPRMDVEAVDYETPFSMVLKVVLDTGYSRIPVYADSFDNVKGILYVKDLLPHLQKDDKFRWQHLMRKPYFVPEHKKTNDLLEEFQIRKNHMAIVVDEFGGTCGIVTLEDILEEIVGEISDESDQEEILYQKLDENLYLFEGKILLNDFCKIFNESVDSLDEVRGEADTLAGLILEIKGEMPRKNDTLTFGRFEFRIELVDSRRIKKIRVVAKPRNVNYDQNQEVAD, translated from the coding sequence TTGGAAGCAAGTATTCCTCCCTCCGCAGTGACCTTTGCATATGTCAATATTTTTCTGCCTCTCTCAAGCTCTTCAATTCTTGGGCTGGCGCTTCTGGTGGTTCTTCTAATATTATCGGCACTATTTTCCGGTTCTGAATCAGCCTTCTTTTCGCTGAGCACTGCCGACATTGCCAAGCTGCGTAAGGCTAAGTCGGGTAGATCAATAATGGCATTAAAGCTGCTGTCTGAGCCAAATATGCTTCTTAGCACCATTCTAATCGCCAACAACTTGGTGAATGTTGGTATTGTTGTGTTGAGCACCTTTATTACCTCCTCCATGTTTAATTTTTCCGAAGCGCCAGTGCTTGGATACTTTATTCAGGTGGTGCTGGTTGCCTTTCTTATTCTGCTGGTTGGTGAAATTCTCCCCAAGGTATACTCTACTCATAAGCCTACTGGAATGGCTAGCCTCATGGCGCATCCACTGTTTGTTTTGCAGAAGATATTTAAACCATTTGGGATAATGCTCATCTTTTTGGCTACTAGGGTTAATAGACACTTCAGCTTACAGCGAACAAACCTTTCCATTAACGACCTTTCGGAGGCAATAGACATCACGGTTACACCGAACCCGGAGGATAGAAAGATATTGAAGGGTATAGTAAAACTTGCCAACATTCAGGCCCGCGACATAATGTGTCCCAGGATGGACGTTGAGGCAGTGGACTACGAGACACCCTTTTCGATGGTCCTCAAGGTGGTGCTCGATACTGGCTATTCTAGAATACCTGTATATGCTGATTCGTTTGATAATGTAAAGGGGATTCTTTACGTGAAAGACCTGCTACCGCATCTACAGAAGGACGACAAATTCCGTTGGCAGCACCTTATGCGCAAACCCTATTTTGTTCCGGAACATAAAAAAACCAACGACCTACTTGAGGAGTTTCAGATACGAAAGAACCACATGGCTATTGTAGTTGATGAGTTTGGTGGAACCTGCGGTATTGTTACTTTGGAGGATATTCTTGAGGAAATTGTGGGTGAAATTTCTGACGAATCGGATCAGGAGGAGATTCTCTATCAGAAGTTGGACGAGAATTTATACCTGTTTGAGGGAAAAATATTGCTGAATGATTTTTGCAAAATTTTTAACGAAAGCGTTGATTCACTTGACGAGGTTCGTGGCGAAGCCGATACGCTAGCCGGGTTGATTTTGGAGATCAAGGGCGAAATGCCTCGGAAAAATGACACCCTGACTTTCGGTAGATTTGAATTTAGGATAGAATTAGTGGATAGCCGTAGAATTAAGAAAATTAGAGTAGTTGCTAAACCGAGGAACGTTAACTATGATCAAAATCAAGAGGTGGCTGACTAG
- a CDS encoding alkaline phosphatase family protein, translated as MKFISKQLISTAILLFTISLNTFSQNGRALPPDKPKLIVQIVVSQMRYDFIHRYWSNFSEDGFKVLVNEGTFCKNARYNYLLTQSAPGIATLETGAQPATHGIVSDQWFSRNSEEMVEATADKRYRGVGGDDMYGSYSPRNMMASTLGDALKLWDPKSKVIAISLDPQSATLAAGHSGDAAYWLNPYSGTWMTSSYYMEDLPNWVKEFNKKKLADTYVAQSWETLLALGSYQAHLMSAIDTTKKDELEEKRKSPMMILQSLFKDKQKEPNYALLASTPFGNTYTKDFAVNTIINENLGKDSSTDLLTIVFSSTGDICQKYGTNSVELEDAYYRLDNELGHFMSFLSENIGKENVLIILTSDHGTPDTPGNLSSVRIPSGFFEPKAAMALLRSYLSVTYGKGDWVKAYDQKQIYLNRNLIEDSNLKLSDFQDKVRDFMVQFTGVAGAATASTMVNAAFSQGNFYKMQNSFNDKRSGDVIFFLEPGWVERTEKPTAASSPYSYDAHVPLIFYGWKIKRKTILTPIDIADVAPTTATLIDISWPNAATGKPLEELFQ; from the coding sequence ATGAAATTTATCTCAAAGCAACTTATCTCCACAGCAATTTTGCTGTTTACCATTTCACTCAACACCTTTTCTCAAAACGGCAGAGCACTCCCTCCTGATAAGCCGAAACTAATCGTTCAAATTGTGGTTAGCCAAATGCGCTACGATTTCATTCACCGGTATTGGAGCAACTTCTCAGAGGATGGCTTCAAGGTGCTGGTCAACGAGGGCACTTTTTGCAAGAATGCCCGCTACAACTACCTGCTCACCCAATCGGCTCCCGGCATAGCCACCCTCGAAACCGGGGCGCAACCGGCTACGCACGGTATTGTTTCCGACCAGTGGTTTTCGCGCAATTCCGAAGAGATGGTGGAAGCCACAGCGGACAAGCGCTACCGCGGTGTTGGTGGCGACGACATGTATGGCTCCTACTCCCCTCGAAATATGATGGCCAGCACCCTAGGCGATGCACTTAAGCTGTGGGACCCTAAGTCGAAAGTTATCGCCATCTCCCTTGATCCGCAATCGGCTACACTTGCAGCCGGTCACTCGGGCGATGCAGCATACTGGCTAAACCCATACAGTGGAACATGGATGACCAGCAGCTACTATATGGAAGACCTACCCAACTGGGTTAAGGAGTTTAACAAGAAAAAGTTGGCCGACACCTATGTAGCACAATCGTGGGAAACACTTCTTGCATTGGGCAGCTACCAGGCACACCTAATGTCAGCCATCGACACAACCAAGAAGGACGAGCTGGAAGAAAAGCGCAAATCGCCGATGATGATCCTGCAATCGCTATTTAAGGATAAGCAGAAGGAGCCAAATTACGCCCTACTAGCCTCCACTCCGTTTGGCAACACCTACACCAAAGACTTTGCTGTAAACACCATTATAAACGAGAATCTCGGCAAGGACTCCAGCACCGACCTGCTCACCATCGTATTTTCATCCACTGGTGATATTTGCCAGAAGTATGGCACCAACTCCGTAGAGTTGGAAGATGCTTACTACCGCCTCGACAACGAATTAGGGCACTTTATGTCGTTCCTAAGTGAGAATATAGGGAAGGAGAATGTGCTAATTATTCTTACCTCCGACCACGGGACACCCGATACGCCGGGCAACCTCTCGTCGGTGAGAATTCCAAGTGGCTTTTTTGAGCCAAAAGCAGCGATGGCTCTGCTGCGCAGCTATCTCTCCGTAACCTACGGAAAGGGTGATTGGGTAAAGGCCTATGACCAAAAACAAATTTACCTCAACCGTAACCTCATTGAGGACAGCAATCTTAAGCTGTCGGATTTTCAGGACAAGGTTCGCGACTTTATGGTACAGTTCACCGGAGTGGCAGGAGCTGCTACAGCATCTACCATGGTAAACGCGGCCTTTAGCCAAGGTAATTTCTACAAGATGCAAAACAGCTTTAACGACAAGCGCTCTGGCGACGTTATCTTCTTTCTCGAACCTGGATGGGTGGAGAGGACTGAGAAGCCAACAGCGGCCAGCAGCCCCTACAGCTACGACGCTCATGTGCCTCTTATATTCTATGGATGGAAGATTAAGCGGAAGACCATCCTAACGCCAATAGATATTGCCGACGTGGCCCCAACCACTGCCACGCTAATTGATATCTCCTGGCCCAATGCGGCTACGGGCAAACCGTTGGAAGAGCTATTCCAATAG
- a CDS encoding transketolase, with protein sequence MEDVDKLKKIASQVRRDIVRMVHAQASGHPGGSLGCADFMVALYFKVMKHDPKHFDLDGKNQDLFFLSNGHISPLWYSVLARSGYFETRELSTFRQINSRLQGHPTTAEHLPGIRIASGSLGQGLSVACGAALAKKINGDKKLVFSLHGDGELQEGQIWEAMMFAAHNKIDNLISTVDYNGKQIDGPVDKVLSLGDLKAKWLAFGWDVVEMNGNDMVDVLRGLNEAKVRTGKGKPVVILMKTEMGNGVDFMMGTHKWHGKAPNDEQLAKALEQLPETIGDY encoded by the coding sequence ATGGAAGACGTAGATAAGCTCAAAAAAATTGCATCTCAAGTTCGACGCGACATTGTTCGTATGGTACATGCTCAGGCTTCGGGACATCCCGGTGGGTCATTAGGTTGTGCCGATTTTATGGTTGCTCTTTACTTCAAGGTAATGAAGCACGATCCGAAGCATTTTGACCTCGACGGAAAAAATCAGGACCTGTTTTTCCTTTCCAACGGTCACATTTCGCCACTATGGTATAGCGTACTGGCACGCTCTGGTTACTTCGAAACGCGTGAACTTTCAACATTTCGACAAATAAACTCTAGGTTGCAGGGACATCCAACCACCGCAGAGCACCTTCCCGGTATTCGCATTGCTTCGGGTTCGCTTGGTCAGGGTCTTAGCGTGGCATGTGGTGCAGCATTGGCAAAGAAGATAAATGGCGACAAGAAGCTGGTATTCTCACTCCACGGCGATGGCGAATTGCAGGAGGGTCAGATTTGGGAGGCCATGATGTTTGCCGCTCACAACAAGATAGACAACCTCATTTCCACTGTTGACTACAACGGAAAGCAAATTGATGGCCCTGTGGATAAGGTGCTATCTCTGGGTGACCTTAAGGCCAAATGGCTTGCCTTTGGCTGGGATGTGGTTGAGATGAACGGCAACGATATGGTAGACGTGCTCCGTGGCCTTAACGAGGCTAAGGTGAGAACAGGTAAGGGTAAACCGGTGGTAATCCTCATGAAAACGGAGATGGGAAATGGTGTCGACTTTATGATGGGCACGCACAAGTGGCATGGCAAGGCACCCAACGATGAGCAGCTGGCCAAGGCTTTGGAGCAACTTCCCGAAACTATCGGTGATTATTAG
- a CDS encoding transketolase family protein encodes MKKYVSTGLKETRVGFGDALTELGKTNPNVVGLCADLIGSLKMEGFIEHCPERFVQVGIAEANMIGLAAGMTIGGKIPFAAGFANFVTGRVYDQIRQSVAYSNKNVKIVGSHAGITLGEDGATHQILEDLGMMKMLPNMVVINTCDYNQTKAATLAMAEYKGPVYLRFGRPAVPNFTPEDQEFEIGKAVLLTEGEDVTIFATGHLVWKALEAAEILAEDEISVEVINIHTIKPLDEKAVLRSVGKTRAVVTAEEHMMNGGLGDSIAQVLGRKLPTPIEMVAIDDVFGESGKPEELMEKYHLDTPTIVEAVKRVLKRKKQ; translated from the coding sequence ATGAAAAAATACGTTTCTACTGGATTAAAGGAGACAAGGGTTGGGTTTGGTGATGCGCTCACAGAGCTCGGGAAGACCAACCCAAATGTGGTGGGTCTCTGCGCCGACCTTATTGGTTCACTCAAAATGGAGGGGTTTATTGAGCACTGCCCTGAACGCTTTGTGCAGGTGGGTATTGCCGAGGCCAACATGATAGGTCTAGCTGCCGGGATGACTATTGGTGGTAAAATTCCATTTGCAGCAGGCTTTGCCAACTTTGTAACGGGAAGGGTTTACGACCAGATTCGTCAGAGCGTTGCCTACTCAAACAAAAATGTGAAGATTGTTGGTTCCCATGCGGGAATTACCCTTGGTGAAGATGGGGCAACCCACCAGATATTGGAAGACCTAGGAATGATGAAGATGCTGCCAAACATGGTAGTGATCAATACCTGCGATTACAACCAGACGAAGGCAGCAACGCTTGCCATGGCAGAATATAAAGGGCCTGTTTATCTTCGTTTTGGCAGGCCAGCTGTTCCCAACTTTACTCCAGAAGATCAGGAGTTTGAAATTGGTAAGGCAGTGTTGCTAACCGAGGGCGAGGATGTTACCATTTTTGCAACTGGGCATCTGGTGTGGAAAGCTCTTGAGGCTGCAGAAATTCTTGCTGAGGATGAGATATCGGTGGAAGTTATCAATATTCACACCATTAAACCTCTTGATGAGAAGGCAGTGCTTCGCTCAGTTGGAAAAACTAGAGCGGTAGTTACAGCGGAGGAGCACATGATGAATGGTGGCCTAGGCGATAGCATTGCGCAGGTTCTTGGCCGTAAGCTTCCAACACCCATTGAAATGGTTGCGATTGATGATGTGTTTGGTGAAAGTGGAAAGCCGGAGGAGCTCATGGAGAAGTATCACCTCGACACCCCAACAATTGTTGAAGCAGTGAAGCGTGTGCTAAAAAGAAAAAAACAGTAA